A single Vigna radiata var. radiata cultivar VC1973A chromosome 8, Vradiata_ver6, whole genome shotgun sequence DNA region contains:
- the LOC106771497 gene encoding peamaclein, with amino-acid sequence MPSQSKMKLLFATLLLSSLLLSSSFLETAMAYEESSYCSSKCSDRCSAAGVKDRCLKYCGICCSECKCVPSGTYGNKHECPCYRDKLNKKGKPKCP; translated from the exons atgccatcacaaaGCAAAATGAAGCTTCTCTTTGCCACCCTactgctttcttctcttcttctaagCTCCTCTTTCTTGGAGACAGCCATGGCGTACGAAGAATCAT CTTATTGCAGCAGCAAGTGTTCGGATAGGTGCTCTGCCGCAGGGGTTAAGGATAGATGTCTGAAGTACTGTGGAATATGCTGTTCGGAGTGCAAATGCGTTCCTTCTGGAACCTATGGGAACAAGCACGAGTGTCCTTGCTACAGGGACAAGCTCAACAAGAAGGGCAAGCCCAAATGCCCTTGA
- the LOC106770880 gene encoding thioredoxin domain-containing protein 9 homolog, producing MERGKIEEVIEQQVLTVARAVEDKIDEEIAALERLDTDDIEALRERRLQQMKKMAENRSRWISLGHSEYTEIPSEKDFFSVVKASERVVCHFYRENWPCKVMDKHLNLLAKQHIETRFVKINAEKSPFLAEKLKIIVLPTLALIKNAKVDDYVVGFDELGGTDEFSTEELEERLAKAQVISYEAESSFHQARSSAKTTRSVRQSSRADSSDSE from the exons ATGGAGAGGGGTAAGATCGAAGAGGTAATTGAGCAGCAAGTCCTCACGGTGGCGCGCGCCGTCGAGGACAAGATCGACGAGGAGATCGCCGCCCTCGAGCGCCTCGACACCGACGACATCGAGGCTCTCCGTGAGCGCCGTCTACAGCAGATGAAGAAGATGGCGGAGAACCGCTCCCGTTGGATCTCCCTCGGCCACTCCGAATATACCGAGATTCCCTCCGAGAAAGACTTCTTCTCCGTCGTCAAGGCCAGCGAACGCGTCGTCTGCCACTTCTACCGCGAAAACTGGCCCTGTAAG GTTATGGACaaacatttaaatttgttagCTAAGCAGCATATCGAGACTCGGTTTGTGAAAATCAACGCTGAGAAAAGTCCGTTTCTGGCTGAGAAGCTCAAGATCATTGTTCTTCCAACTCTTGCCCTCATAAAGAATGCCAAAGTCGATGATTATGTG GTTGGGTTTGATGAACTTGGTGGGACTGACGAGTTTAGCACAGAGGAGCTAGAAGAAAGATTGGCTAAAGCTCAAGTAATCTCTTATGAGGCTGAATCATCATTCCATCAAGCAAGGTCCAGTGCCAAAACCACAAGAAGTGTTCGGCAGAGCTCAAGAGCAGACTCCTCAGATTCTGAGTAA
- the LOC106770689 gene encoding putative pumilio homolog 7, chloroplastic — MDMEEDEDDHPFPFMLEHHSGVTPREEENVVPSSSTNVQLSWEDHYLSCVDYFINKYPQLSTAYAFHCNPQVRSSSSPRFLQDSSETLASRMESLNLSNLGYETNQYHEACLQRVRNIESANATVPTRHHHGLRHYTLETLRGGWFSMAKDPRGSRVVQQMIEEGTPQDNFHMVNELQYHLHELIKHSYGSFVILKLFQSRNISVHQKNTFIHFITADQPKLRDLCIHDLGGRVIQQILEVEDVLIAIDQITRAMSSITVALMKNYNGGYVILQCLKVFPREHKNAILDVVAQNCHDIAVNKNGCCNIQKIIHHDDVPAFRSLTQNLISNAEDLAKDQYGNYVLQFLVKKKIPEVNAMLVSELRYKFVGLSIDKYASNVVEDLLHYSRTEIAAIIAEEIMESPIFLQVVQHQYGNYVVQRALQYTKGFLHESLCAIILSNQERLSSCLHGKMVLHVAQKSKRLRG, encoded by the exons atggATATGGAAGAAGATGAGGATGATCATCCTTTTCCTTTCATGCTAGAGCATCATAGTGGTGTAACGccgagagaagaagaaaatgtagTTCCTTCGTCTTCAACAAATGTACAACTCAGTTGGGAGGATCATTATCTCAGTTGTGtggattattttattaataaatatcctCAACTTTCAACAGCTTATGCATTTCATTGTAATCCTCAG GTGAGAAGTTCTTCTTCACCAAGATTTCTGCAAGATTCTTCGGAAACCCTTGCGTCTCGAATGGAATCACTCAACTTGTCCAATCTTGGTTATGAGACCAACCAATACCATGAAGCTTGTTTGCAGCGCGTGAGGAATATTGAGTCTGCCAACGCCACGGTTCCCACGCGCCATCACCATGGTCTTCGTCATTATACTCTTGAAACTCTTCGGGGAGGTTGGTTTTCAATGGCAAAAGATCCACGTGGATCACGTGTAGTTCAGCAGATGATCGAGGAGGGCACACCCCAGGATAACTTCCACATGGTGAATGAACTCCAGTATCATTTGCACGAGTTAATAAAACATTCTTATGGAAGCTTCGTCATTCTCAAGCTTTTTCAATCACGAAATATCAGCGTTCACCAAAAGAACACTTTTATCCACTTCATTACCGCTGACCAGCCAAAGCTGAGAGATTTGTGCATCCATGATCTGGGAGGTCGGGTTATTCAGCAGATTCTTGAGGTTGAAGATGTTCTCATCGCGATAGATCAAATTACACGTGCTATGAGCAGTATCACTGTTGCacttatgaaaaattataatggtGGTTATGTTATTCTACAGTGCCTGAAGGTTTTCCCACGTGAGCATAAAAAT GCTATTTTGGATGTTGTAGCGCAGAACTGTCATGATATTGCAGTAAATAAAAACGGATGCTGcaatattcaaaaaattatccATCACGATGATGTTCCAGCCTTCCGTTCTCTGACCCAGAATCTAATCTCAAATGCTGAGGACTTGGCAAAAGATCAATACGG AAATTATGTGCTGCAGTTTTTGGTCAAAAAGAAGATACCGGAAGTGAATGCAATGTTGGTATCAGAACTTCGCTATAAATTTGTTGGTTTATCTATAGACAAGTATGCCAGCAATGTAGTGGAAGACCTTTTACACTATTCGAGAACTGAGATTGCTGCTATTATAGCGGAGGAGATAATGGAGAGCCCAATCTTTCTTCAAGTTGTTCAGCATCAATACGGGAATTACGTTGTTCAGAGAGCTTTGCAATACACTAAG GGCTTTTTGCATGAAAGTCTTTGTGCCATCATTTTATCTAATCAAGAAAGACTGAGTAGCTGTCTCCATGGAAAAATGGTTCTACATGTTGCCCAAAAGAGCAAAAGGTTGAGAGGATAG
- the LOC106772708 gene encoding uncharacterized protein LOC106772708: MATLSSIISLSSLPPLRRHLSLSPFPHSLSLSFSRIKPRSPFLLIASSAHSFDDFTSKSKKSVLTEMIQDIEPLDVSLIQKDVPPKTSDAMKRIISGMLGLLPSDQFNVVIEAFWEPLSKLLISSLMTGYTLRNAEYRLFLEKNLEMFDIEKPEEETTKVDLQGLMRDSVNVIDFGRNRNLSPKVEKIHEDVDIQDLGEISAEAQQYIFDLQSRLSSMKKELHKVKRKSAALQMQQFGREEKNDLLDYLRSLKTEQVAQLSEFSSPELKEIMFSVVHGLLATLSPKMHSKPSTMSEVGPKSEDRAEVVENSALHFQPVISLTRDYLARLLFWGMLLGHYLRGLECRMDLMDLLSLTSEAENDAPGSQPIP; the protein is encoded by the exons ATGGCAACCCTTTCCTCCATCATCTccctttcttctcttcctcctctccgtCGCCACCTTTCTCTTTCACCCTTTCCTCACTCTCTTTCTCTATCATTTTCTCGCATAAAACCTCGTTCTCCCTTTCTCCTTATTGCTTCTTCTGCCCATTCTTTCGACGATTTCACCTCCAAATCCAAG AAATCAGTGCTCACTGAGATGATACAAGATATAGAACCGCTGGATGTTAGCCTCATCCAGAAAGATGTTCCACCAAAAACATCTGATGCCATGAAAAGGATTATATCTGGAATGCTGGGCCTGCTTCCATCTGATCAATTTAACGTTGTCATTGAGGCTTTCTGGGAACCCCTCTCCAAGTTGCTGATTTCTTCATTGATGACTGG GTATACACTACGCAATGCTGAATATAGGCTTTTCCTTGAGAAAAATCTTGAAATGTTTGATATAGAGAAGCCAGAGGAAGAAACTACGAAGGTGGACTTACAAGGGTTAATGCGTGACAGTGTAAATGTGATTGACTTTGGTAGAAATAGGAATTTGTCTCCCAAAGTTGAAAAGATCCATGAGGATGTTGACATTCAAGACCTTGGTGAAATATCTGCAGAAGCTCAGCAATATATTTTCGATTTGCAATCTCGTTTGTCTTCCATGAAAAAG GAGCTACATAAAGTAAAGAGGAAAAGTGCTGCTCTTCAAATGCAACAATTTGGGAGAGAGGAAAAGAATGATTTGTTGGATTACTTGAGATCTCTTAAAACTGAACAG GTAGCTCAGCTTTCAGAATTTTCATCCCCTGAGTTGAAGGAAATCATGTTCTCTGTTGTCCATGGTCTTCTTGCTACCCTTTCTCCTAAAATGCATTCTAAACCTTCCACCATGTCAGAAGTTGGGCCAAAAAGTGAGGATCGTGCTGAGGTTGTTGAGAACTCTGCTCTTCATTTTCAGCCTGTTATTTCCTTGACTCGGGACTATCTTGCCCGCCTGCTGTTTTG GGGCATGCTGCTGGGACACTATCTTAGAGGCCTGGAGTGTAGAATGGATTTAATGGATTTGCTTTCCTTGACAAGTGAAGCTGAGAATGATGCCCCTGGAAGTCAACCAATTCCTTGA
- the LOC106771133 gene encoding pentatricopeptide repeat-containing protein At3g12770, translated as MFTLSHELVVPTTQKFKPIVALLHSRCSCSIAEPTNLADLLQGNLPDSYLHQIHTRIFQLGAHQDNLVATRLIGHYPSRIALRVFHQLQNPNIFPFNAIIRVLAQEGNFFHAFSLFNDLKRYPLSPNDFTFSFLLKACFRSKDLRHVEQIHVHIQKTGFLSDPSVCNGLVSVYAKGYKHLPSARKVFDEIPDKRIVSCWTSLISSFARSGQSEEALRLFHVMISQNLLPQSDTMVSVLSACSSLEVPKIEKWINILSELIGDGVSTRETYCDSVNTALVYLLGKLGKVEKSREGFDRISAIGKRSVVPWNAMISTYVQNGYPVEGLSLYRMMVEEQATTPNHITMVSVLSACAQIGDLSFGSWVHDHLISLGHKDTIASNQILATSLIDMYSKCGNLDKAKEVFEHTVSKDVVLFNAMIMGLAVYGEAEDALRLFYRMPEFGLQPNAGTFLGALSACSHSGLLASGRWIFREVSLSPSLTLEHCACYIDLLARVGCIEEAMKVVISMPFKPNNFVWGALLGGCLLHSRVELAQEVSRRLVEVDPDNSAGYVMLANAFASENQWSDVSELRLEMKEKGIKKQPGSSWIVVDGVVHEFLVGCLSHPKIESIYHTLGGLVKHMKVASHCLLVCCC; from the coding sequence ATGTTCACCCTGTCTCACGAGTTGGTCGTTCCCACCACCCAAAAGTTCAAACCCATCGTTGCACTTCTTCACTCTCGCTGTTCATGTTCCATTGCAGAACCCACCAACCTTGCCGACCTCCTACAAGGCAACCTTCCGGATTCGTACCTTCACCAAATCCACACACGCATTTTCCAACTTGGTGCGCACCAAGACAACCTCGTTGCCACGCGCCTCATTGGGCACTACCCATCACGTATTGCTCTTCGCGTCTTTCACCAACTCCAAAATCCAAACATCTTCCCTTTCAATGCCATCATCAGAGTTCTCGCCCAAGAGGGTAACTTTTTTCACGCCTTTTCTCTGTTCAACGATTTGAAACGGTATCCACTTTCGCCCAACGACTTTACTTTCTCTTTCCTCCTTAAGGCGTGCTTTCGGTCCAAAGATCTCCGTCACGTAGAACAGATTCATGTACATATTCAGAAGACGGGTTTCCTCTCCGACCCTTCTGTTTGCAATGGATTGGTTTCTGTGTACGCGAAAGGGTACAAACACTTGCCATCTGCCcgaaaagtgtttgatgaaattccTGACAAAAGGATAGTCAGTTGTTGGACTAGCTTGATCTCTAGTTTTGCTCGGTCTGGACAGAGTGAGGAGGCTTTGCGGCTTTTCCATGTGATGATTAGTCAGAACTTGCTTCCCCAAAGTGATACTATGGTCAGTGTTTTATCAGCCTGTTCTAGCCTTGAGGTGCCCAAAATTGAGAAATGGATTAACATTCTTTCAGAATTGATTGGTGATGGAGTGAGTACTAGAGAAACTTACTGTGATTCAGTTAACACGGCGCTGGTTTATTTGTTAGGTAAATTGGGGAAAGTTGAGAAGAGTAGAGAAGGGTTTGATCGAATTTCTGCAATAGGAAAAAGAAGCGTGGTTCCTTGGAATGCTATGATAAGTACATATGTTCAAAACGGTTATCCTGTGGAGGGTTTAAGTCTTTACCGTATGATGGTAGAAGAACAAGCCACTACACCTAACCATATCACAATGGTTAGTGTGCTTTCAGCATGTGCTCAAATTGGTGATTTGAGTTTTGGAAGTTGGGTTCACGATCACCTAATATCTCTAGGACATAAAGACACCATTGCCTCAAACCAAATTCTCGCCACATCTTTAATTGACATGTACTCAAAATGTGGCAATTTGGATAAGGCAAAGGAAGTTTTTGAGCATACAGTCAGCAAAGATGTGGTCTTATTCAATGCGATGATCATGGGTCTTGCAGTATATGGTGAAGCAGAGGATGCACTGAGACTCTTCTACAGAATGCCAGAATTCGGCTTACAACCCAATGCTGGAACGTTTCTTGGTGCTTTAAGTGCATGCAGCCACTCTGGACTGTTGGCAAGTGGGCGTTGGATATTCAGAGAAGTGTCCCTTTCCCCTAGTCTTACATTGGAGCATTGTGCTTGCTATATTGATCTTCTTGCAAGAGTAGGATGCATAGAAGAAGCTATGAAGGTTGTGATTTCCATGCCTTTCAAGCCTAACAATTTTGTCTGGGGTGCTTTGCTCGGAGGCTGCTTGCTCCATTCTAGAGTGGAGTTGGCCCAAGAGGTTTCCAGGAGGCTTGTTGAAGTAGACCCAGACAATTCTGCAGGCTATGTTATGTTGGCAAATGCATTTGCATCTGAGAATCAATGGAGTGATGTCTCGGAGCTGCGGCtagaaatgaaagagaaggGAATCAAGAAGCAACCAGGAAGTAGTTGGATTGTTGTGGATGGAGTTGTGCATGAGTTTCTCGTTGGCTGTTTGTCACATCCTAAAATTGAGAGCATATACCATACATTGGGTGGATTGGTGAAGCATATGAAAGTAGCAAGCCATTGCCTGCTTGTATGCTGTTGTTAA
- the LOC106771668 gene encoding B3 domain-containing transcription factor VRN1 isoform X2, which yields MTSSCPGIDPLPHEFRFFKIIVDTTLQEGKIMIPKEFTRKYGGRLLNPLFLKVPDGIEWELCWTKDSTGNVWLEKGWKEFATYYSLGYGHLVTFTYQQTCTLEVHIYNTSAVQINYPSNSTQNSSSNVLFGVAPTSPSLPRPSKKPRTHPSRVVGQRSGLPQHVQVKADLLQENSGATRSETPSFMVTLKETNVHGYILVIPSIFTKKYLKETGKQDILLQVLDGRTWHVTLKNGKFFKGWRTFVSHNYLNVGDVCIFELTESKAPCFKVSIIPISQDKCSSSQDREYVDFTKIQDLRCINTFSIKAMQEAANFTSVNPFFTLNIRANHRGDFRPRVPLDFVEKYFHKKQVVTLQFGNKSWRVNRVGAVPTKLSQGWSSFAKE from the exons ATGACTTCTTCTTGCCCAGGAATTGATCCTCTTCCCCATGAGTTCCGCTTCTTCAAGATTATCGTGGATACTACTCTTCAAGAGGGAAAGATT ATGATTCCAAAGGAGTTCACTCGGAAATATGGTGGTAGATTGTTAAACCCTCTGTTTCTCAAGGTTCCCGATGGCATTGAATGGGAACTATGTTGGACTAAAGACAGTACTGGTAATGTTTGGTTGGAAAAGGGATGGAAGGAATTCGCCACTTATTACTCCCTTGGCTACGGCCATCTTGTGACGTTCACATACCAACAAACATGTACATTAGAGGTACACATATACAATACAAGTGCCGTACAAATAAATTATCCCTCCAACAGTACTCAAAACAGTTCTAGTAATGTTTTGTTTGGGGTAGCTCCAACATCACCATCTCTTCCTAGGCCTTCTAAGAAACCAAGGACACACCCAAGTAGAGTTGTTGGGCAAAGGTCCGGTTTACCTCAGCATGTCCAAGTTAAAGCTGATCTGCTTCAAG AGAATAGTGGTGCAACCAGATCTGAAACTCCTTCTTTTATGGTTACCCTGAAGGAAACAAACGTGCATGGATATATTCTG GTCATTCCGTCCATCTTTACTAAAAAGTATTTGAAGGAAACCGGCAAACAAGATATTCTCCTCCAAGTCTTGGATGGGAGAACTTGGCACGTTACATTGAAGAATGGCAAATTTTTCAAGGGATGGAGGACTTTTGTATCACATAACTATTTGAATGTTGGAGATGTTTGCATTTTTGAGCTAACCGAGAGCAAAGCTCCATGTTTTAAAGTGTCGATAATTCCAATTTCACAAGATAAATGTTCGAGTTCACAAG ATAGAGAATATGTTGACTTTACGAAAATCCAAGACTTGAGATGTATTAATACTTTTTCCATCAAAG CTATGCAAGAAGCAGCAAATTTCACGTCCGTAAATCCTTTTTTCACGCTCAATATAAGGGCAAATCATAGGGGAGATTTCAGACCG CGTGTACCACTTGATTTTGTGGAAAAGTACTTCCACAAGAAACAGGTTGTGACGTTACAGTTTGGGAATAAATCATGGCGGGTAAACCGGGTTGGTGCTGTTCCAACAAAGCTGTCTCAAGGTTGGAGCTCATTTGCAAAAGAAT GA
- the LOC106771668 gene encoding B3 domain-containing transcription factor VRN1 isoform X1 has translation MTSSCPGIDPLPHEFRFFKIIVDTTLQEGKIMIPKEFTRKYGGRLLNPLFLKVPDGIEWELCWTKDSTGNVWLEKGWKEFATYYSLGYGHLVTFTYQQTCTLEVHIYNTSAVQINYPSNSTQNSSSNVLFGVAPTSPSLPRPSKKPRTHPSRVVGQRSGLPQHVQVKADLLQENSGATRSETPSFMVTLKETNVHGYILVIPSIFTKKYLKETGKQDILLQVLDGRTWHVTLKNGKFFKGWRTFVSHNYLNVGDVCIFELTESKAPCFKVSIIPISQDKCSSSQDREYVDFTKIQDLRCINTFSIKAMQEAANFTSVNPFFTLNIRANHRGDFRPRVPLDFVEKYFHKKQVVTLQFGNKSWRVNRVGAVPTKLSQGWSSFAKECKLQPGNVCAFELINEEDLVLDVHIFRGQS, from the exons ATGACTTCTTCTTGCCCAGGAATTGATCCTCTTCCCCATGAGTTCCGCTTCTTCAAGATTATCGTGGATACTACTCTTCAAGAGGGAAAGATT ATGATTCCAAAGGAGTTCACTCGGAAATATGGTGGTAGATTGTTAAACCCTCTGTTTCTCAAGGTTCCCGATGGCATTGAATGGGAACTATGTTGGACTAAAGACAGTACTGGTAATGTTTGGTTGGAAAAGGGATGGAAGGAATTCGCCACTTATTACTCCCTTGGCTACGGCCATCTTGTGACGTTCACATACCAACAAACATGTACATTAGAGGTACACATATACAATACAAGTGCCGTACAAATAAATTATCCCTCCAACAGTACTCAAAACAGTTCTAGTAATGTTTTGTTTGGGGTAGCTCCAACATCACCATCTCTTCCTAGGCCTTCTAAGAAACCAAGGACACACCCAAGTAGAGTTGTTGGGCAAAGGTCCGGTTTACCTCAGCATGTCCAAGTTAAAGCTGATCTGCTTCAAG AGAATAGTGGTGCAACCAGATCTGAAACTCCTTCTTTTATGGTTACCCTGAAGGAAACAAACGTGCATGGATATATTCTG GTCATTCCGTCCATCTTTACTAAAAAGTATTTGAAGGAAACCGGCAAACAAGATATTCTCCTCCAAGTCTTGGATGGGAGAACTTGGCACGTTACATTGAAGAATGGCAAATTTTTCAAGGGATGGAGGACTTTTGTATCACATAACTATTTGAATGTTGGAGATGTTTGCATTTTTGAGCTAACCGAGAGCAAAGCTCCATGTTTTAAAGTGTCGATAATTCCAATTTCACAAGATAAATGTTCGAGTTCACAAG ATAGAGAATATGTTGACTTTACGAAAATCCAAGACTTGAGATGTATTAATACTTTTTCCATCAAAG CTATGCAAGAAGCAGCAAATTTCACGTCCGTAAATCCTTTTTTCACGCTCAATATAAGGGCAAATCATAGGGGAGATTTCAGACCG CGTGTACCACTTGATTTTGTGGAAAAGTACTTCCACAAGAAACAGGTTGTGACGTTACAGTTTGGGAATAAATCATGGCGGGTAAACCGGGTTGGTGCTGTTCCAACAAAGCTGTCTCAAGGTTGGAGCTCATTTGCAAAAGAATGTAAGTTGCAACCTGGAAATGTTTGCGCCTTTGAGTTAATAAACGAAGAAGATTTAGTACTTGATGTTCATATTTTTAGGGGACAATCTTAG